From a single Miscanthus floridulus cultivar M001 chromosome 8, ASM1932011v1, whole genome shotgun sequence genomic region:
- the LOC136475998 gene encoding 3-ketoacyl-CoA synthase 11-like, translated as MENPAPPTDPAAATGATPSPSRQLPDFQQSVRLKYVKLGYHYLITHGMYLLLTPLMVLVAVHLSTLSPRDVADLWAHLRLNLISVVACSTLLVFLGTAYFLTRPRPVYLVDFACYKPGPERRCTRDTFMRCSRLTGCFTDASLEFQRKILERSGLGEDTYLPPAVTRVPPNPSMDEARAEAREVMFGAVDELLAKTGVKPKDIGILVVNCSLFNPTPSLSAMVVNHYKLRGNVVSYNLGGMGCSAGLLSVDLARDLLQTHPGSYALVISTENITLNWYSGNDRSKLVSNCLFRMGGAAVLLSNRRSDRRRAKYELVHTVRTHKGADDRCFGCVTQEEDAEGVLGVSLSRDLMAVAGDALKTNITTLGPLVLPLSEQLLFMATLVAKKVLKMKKVKPYIPDFKLAFEHFCIHAGGRAVLDELESNLSLTDWHMEPSRMTLHRFGNTSSSSLWYELAYSEAKGRIRRRHRVWQIAFGSGFKCNSAVWRALRSVNPAEETNPWMDEIDRFPVDVPKVSKVSTE; from the coding sequence ATGGAAAACCCGGCGCCGCCGACCGATCCGGCCGCCGCCACGGGCGccacgccgtcgccgtcgcggcaGCTGCCGGACTTCCAGCAGTCGGTGCGGCTCAAGTACGTGAAGCTGGGGTACCATTACCTCATCACCCACGGCATGTACCTGCTGCTGACCCCACTGATGGTGCTGGTCGCCGTGCACCTCTCCACGCTGTCCCCGCGCGACGTGGCCGACCTGTGGGCGCACCTCCGCCTCAACCTCATCTCCGTGGTGGCCTGCTCCACGCTGCTCGTCTTCCTGGGCACGGCCTACTTCCTGACCCGCCCGCGGCCCGTGTACCTGGTGGACTTCGCCTGCTACAAGCCGGGTCCCGAGCGGCGGTGCACGCGCGACACCTTCATGCGCTGCTCCAGGCTCACCGGCTGCTTCACGGACGCCAGCCTCGAGTTCCAGCGCAAGATCCTGGAGCGCTCGGGGCTCGGCGAGGACACGTACCTTCCCCCCGCCGTCACACGGGTGCCGCCCAACCCGTCCATGGACGAGGCGCGCGCGGAGGCGCGGGAGGTGATGTTCGGCGCCGTGGACGAGCTGCTGGCCAAGACGGGCGTGAAGCCCAAGGACATCGGGATCCTGGTGGTGAACTGCAGCCTGTTCAACCCGACGCCGTCGCTGTCGGCCATGGTGGTGAACCACTACAAGCTGCGCGGGAACGTGGTGAGCTACAACCTCGGCGGGATGGGGTGCAGCGCGGGGTTGCTGTCCGTGGACCTCGCCAGGGACCTGCTGCAGACGCACCCGGGGTCGTACGCGCTGGTGATCAGCACGGAGAACATCACGCTCAACTGGTACTCGGGCAACGACCGCTCCAAGCTGGTGTCCAACTGCCTGTTCCGGATGGGCGGCGCGGCGGTGCTGCTCTCGAACCGGCGGTCCGACCGGCGGCGGGCCAAGTACGAGCTGGTGCACACGGTGCGCACGCACAAGGGCGCCGACGACCGGTGCTTCGGCTGCGTGACGCAGGAGGAGGACGCCGAGGGCGTCCTGGGCGTGTCGCTGTCCAGGGACCTGATGGCGGTGGCGGGCGACGCGCTCAAGACCAACATCACGACGCTGGGCCCGCTGGTGCTGCCGCTGTCGGAGCAGCTGCTGTTCATGGCCACGCTGGTCGCCAAGAAGGTGCTCAAGATGAAGAAGGTGAAGCCGTACATCCCGGACTTCAAGCTGGCCTTCGAgcacttctgcatccacgcgggGGGGCGCGCCGTGCTGGACGAGCTGGAGAGCAACCTGTCGCTCACGGACTGGCACATGGAGCCGTCGCGGATGACGCTGCACCGGTTCGGGAACACGTCCAGCAGCTCGCTCTGGTACGAGCTGGCCTACAGCGAGGCCAAGGGGAGGATCCGCCGGCGCCACCGCGTGTGGCAGATCGCGTTCGGGTCGGGGTTCAAGTGCAACAGCGCCGTGTGGAGGGCGCTCCGCTCGGTGAACCCGGCGGAGGAGACCAACCCGTGGATGGACGAGATCGACAGGTTCCCCGTGGATGTTCCCAAGGTCTCCAAGGTTTCCACCGAGTGA